In Blattabacterium sp. DPU, the genomic window CGAAAACGACCATTGGGATTAGAAATATTTTCAATACAGTGATAAGCATCATAAAACATAGGACGAAGAAAATGATTAAAACCTGAATCTACTCCAGCAAATACAGTAGAAATCGTGTGTTTAATAACATTGACACTGACTAAAAAATATCCAGATTCACTAACTATGAATTTTCCTGGTTCAAAAATTAAAGTAATTTGACTTCCATAATTTTTACAGAAATCTTCAAATTTTTCTGTAATAGAGGAACTTAAAGAAGTTAGATCCGTTTTTACATCATTTTTTGTATATGGAACTCTAAACCCACTTCCAAAATCAATATAATCAAGATTTGGAAAATCTATAGCTATTTGAAACAATACTTGAGACCCTAATAAGAAAGCTTGAATGTCTGAAATATCAGATCCTGTATGCATATGAAATCCTTCTATTTTAAGTCCGGTATTCTTTAATATCCTTTTCATATGAGGAATTTGATAGTAAGAAATACCAAATTTAGAATCAATATGTCCTACTGAAATTTTAGAATTTCCTCCTGCCATAATATGCGGATTAATTCTGATTCCTATAGCATAATCAGGATTATATTCTCCAAATTGTTCTAAAATGGATAGATTATCTAAATTTATTCTAACTCCGAATTCTACTGCTTGTTTTATTTCTTGAATAGAAACACAATTAGGTGTGAATATAATTTTTCTAGGATTAAAACCTGCTTTTAATCCTAGTTCAACTTCCTGAATAGACACAGTGTCTAATCCGCTTCCCAATTTTTGTAAAAATTTTAATATATTCAGATTAGTATTAGCTTTACAGGCATAATTAATGATTAAATTTTTTATACCACTAAAAGCATTTTTCATCTTGAGATATTGTTTCCTTATTTTGCAAGAATCGTATACGTAAAGTGGAGTGCCATATTTTTTTGCAAGTTTAATTAAATATTCTCTATGAACTGGGACACTCTTATTTTCTAATCCATGTATCATATAATTTACAATAAAGCTAAATGGATCACATCATTCATATTTTTAACATAATCAAAAGTTAATCCTTTTAAGTGTTCTTGTTTAATTTCTTCTATATCTTTTTTATTATCCTGTGAAAGGATAATTTCTTTAATATTAGCACGTTTAGCTGCTAGAATTTTTTCCTTAATTCCTCCAACGGGAAGAACCTTCCCTCTTAAAGTGATTTCTCCTGTCATAGCTAAATGAGGTCTCAACTTTCTTTTAGTAAAGCTTGAGACTAGAGATGTTAACATTGTTATTCCTGCAGATGGACCATCTTTAGGTACTGCCCCTTCAGGAACATGAACATGCACATTTTTTTCTTCAAACATTATAGGATCTATGTTAAATTCTTTATAATGAGCTTTAATATATTGTAAAGCAATTGTTGCAGATTCTTTCATC contains:
- the lysA gene encoding diaminopimelate decarboxylase; the protein is MIHGLENKSVPVHREYLIKLAKKYGTPLYVYDSCKIRKQYLKMKNAFSGIKNLIINYACKANTNLNILKFLQKLGSGLDTVSIQEVELGLKAGFNPRKIIFTPNCVSIQEIKQAVEFGVRINLDNLSILEQFGEYNPDYAIGIRINPHIMAGGNSKISVGHIDSKFGISYYQIPHMKRILKNTGLKIEGFHMHTGSDISDIQAFLLGSQVLFQIAIDFPNLDYIDFGSGFRVPYTKNDVKTDLTSLSSSITEKFEDFCKNYGSQITLIFEPGKFIVSESGYFLVSVNVIKHTISTVFAGVDSGFNHFLRPMFYDAYHCIENISNPNGRFRFYTVVGYICESDTFGLNRKVKEIREGDILCIKNAGAYCFSMSSNYNSRYRPSEVMIFNGKDFLIRKRETMQDLLRNIVDIHI